A window of Raineyella sp. W15-4 contains these coding sequences:
- a CDS encoding thiolase family protein — MRGPEDHPVIVDALRTPIGTVGGALREVDAAGLLAPVLAALAGRCEASIDEVVIGNIRGPGGNPARVAALQAGLDVATPAVTIDRQCGSGMAAIEYSAALLGGPRRGFQLAGGTQSASTQPLTFWPATGPEDEPQQYYRAPFTDAAHGDPEMGVAADLLSAERGIGRERQDAYAARSHQRAVTVAAAGTFADEMLSVAGLDHDERPRAGFTPQRLAHFRPAFTPDGTATAANSCGINDGAAAVLICDGRTAAERGLHGLRVLDVVSVGCAPDRPGWGIVPAVLRLAERTGVGPDEVDVLEFNEAFAGQVLACLDALGLDERRNCPQGGAIALGHPWAATGAVQLTRLFTQLVRDNITGARLGLAAIAIGGGQGSAMLVEAV; from the coding sequence ATGAGGGGACCGGAGGACCACCCGGTGATCGTCGACGCGTTGCGGACACCGATCGGCACCGTCGGGGGCGCCCTGCGCGAGGTGGACGCAGCGGGCCTGCTGGCTCCGGTGTTGGCCGCCCTTGCGGGCCGCTGCGAGGCGTCGATCGACGAGGTGGTGATCGGCAACATCCGCGGGCCGGGCGGCAATCCGGCCCGGGTCGCGGCCCTGCAGGCCGGACTCGACGTGGCGACTCCCGCGGTCACCATCGATCGCCAGTGCGGCTCCGGGATGGCGGCGATCGAGTACAGCGCCGCCCTGCTCGGCGGACCCCGACGGGGCTTCCAGCTCGCCGGCGGCACCCAGTCGGCGAGCACCCAGCCGCTCACCTTCTGGCCGGCGACCGGTCCGGAGGACGAGCCGCAGCAGTACTACCGGGCGCCGTTCACCGACGCCGCCCACGGCGATCCCGAGATGGGGGTGGCGGCGGACCTGCTGTCGGCCGAGCGGGGCATCGGTCGGGAGCGCCAGGACGCGTACGCGGCGCGTTCCCACCAGCGGGCGGTGACCGTGGCCGCCGCGGGGACATTCGCCGACGAGATGCTGTCGGTGGCCGGCCTGGACCACGACGAACGCCCCCGGGCGGGGTTCACCCCGCAGCGGCTGGCCCACTTCCGGCCTGCCTTCACCCCGGACGGGACGGCGACGGCGGCCAACAGTTGCGGGATCAACGACGGAGCGGCAGCCGTGCTGATCTGTGACGGCAGGACCGCCGCCGAGCGAGGTCTGCACGGTCTGCGGGTGCTGGACGTGGTCAGCGTCGGGTGTGCGCCGGATCGTCCGGGCTGGGGCATCGTGCCCGCGGTCCTGCGGCTGGCGGAGCGTACGGGTGTCGGACCGGACGAGGTGGACGTGCTGGAGTTCAACGAAGCTTTCGCCGGGCAGGTGCTCGCCTGCCTCGACGCGCTGGGACTCGACGAACGGCGCAACTGCCCGCAGGGCGGGGCGATCGCGCTGGGACATCCCTGGGCGGCTACCGGCGCCGTCCAGCTGACCCGACTGTTCACCCAACTGGTCCGGGACAACATCACCGGAGCCCGGCTGGGCCTGGCCGCTATCGCGATCGGCGGAGGGCAGGGGAGCGCGATGCTGGTGGAAGCCGTCTGA
- a CDS encoding o-succinylbenzoate--CoA ligase, with product MMTTDRAYGPADAEAVAVLEDPDPVAAFWRAHRSGSDVALSTSGTSSGTPRTIIRSTGSWVDSFPACARRLDLGPADRFWIPGPLAATMNLFAACLASAVGADWSTERAGCTHAQLTPAQLASVLDGPPTAGLRALVAGDGLSPALRRRAEAAGVRVDHYYGAAELSLVAWGHDAADLRLFEAVTAEVRDGELWVRSPWLARGMADGRGFATVHDLVRLDGDRIEVLGRPGAATTAGATVELAPIEAALQAQARGGVVVVAVPHERLGELICCVTGSADRDAVRRWGRTQLTGARRPRRWLVRDELPLTPAGKIDRPRLVAEISTTDRPRHLGGVTAGTGQRVDREETRWEGEQPR from the coding sequence ATGATGACGACGGACAGGGCGTACGGGCCCGCCGACGCGGAGGCCGTCGCGGTGCTCGAGGACCCCGATCCGGTGGCGGCGTTCTGGCGAGCCCACCGCTCCGGGTCCGACGTCGCCCTGTCGACCTCGGGCACCAGCTCCGGCACCCCGCGGACGATCATCCGCAGCACTGGCTCGTGGGTGGACAGCTTCCCTGCCTGTGCCCGACGCCTCGACCTCGGACCCGCCGACCGGTTCTGGATCCCCGGCCCGCTGGCCGCCACGATGAATCTCTTCGCCGCCTGCCTGGCCTCGGCGGTGGGCGCCGACTGGAGCACGGAGCGGGCCGGCTGCACCCATGCGCAGCTGACTCCCGCCCAGCTGGCGTCGGTGCTCGACGGGCCGCCAACGGCCGGGCTGCGGGCTCTCGTCGCCGGCGACGGCCTGTCGCCCGCACTGAGACGACGGGCCGAGGCGGCCGGGGTGCGGGTCGACCACTACTACGGTGCCGCGGAGTTGTCCTTGGTCGCCTGGGGCCACGACGCCGCCGACCTGCGGCTCTTCGAGGCGGTAACCGCGGAAGTCCGCGACGGGGAGCTCTGGGTCCGCTCGCCGTGGCTGGCCCGCGGGATGGCCGACGGCCGCGGCTTCGCCACGGTGCACGATCTGGTCCGGCTCGACGGCGATCGGATCGAAGTGCTCGGACGGCCAGGGGCCGCCACCACGGCGGGGGCGACGGTGGAACTGGCCCCGATCGAGGCGGCGCTCCAGGCGCAGGCCCGGGGAGGGGTGGTCGTCGTGGCGGTGCCGCACGAACGTCTCGGAGAGCTGATCTGCTGTGTAACCGGCTCCGCGGACCGGGACGCGGTGCGGCGATGGGGGCGTACGCAGCTGACCGGTGCACGTCGGCCGCGACGGTGGCTGGTCCGCGACGAGCTGCCGCTCACGCCGGCGGGCAAGATCGACCGGCCCCGGCTGGTCGCGGAGATCAGTACCACGGACCGGCCGCGGCATCTGGGGGGTGTCACGGCCGGGACCGGGCAGCGCGTCGACCGGGAAGAGACCCGGTGGGAAGGGGAACAGCCGAGATGA